From a single Sebaldella sp. S0638 genomic region:
- a CDS encoding PTS sugar transporter subunit IIA, giving the protein MDLIDKRCIKLEVEAKNKADLFDEMIGLLYDADKIKSKEGFKEGILHREAQSSTGLGFELAIPHAKSKEVKVPSIAIGFSKEGMDYESMDGEPVKLIFMIAAPEDGGDLHVMLLAELAKMLIYEDFREQLLNAGSADEVMDIIRDKAKKL; this is encoded by the coding sequence ATGGACTTAATTGATAAAAGATGTATAAAACTCGAAGTAGAAGCTAAAAATAAAGCTGATCTGTTTGATGAAATGATAGGGTTATTATACGATGCAGATAAAATTAAGAGTAAAGAAGGATTTAAAGAAGGAATTTTACATAGAGAGGCACAGAGTTCCACTGGTCTGGGATTCGAACTTGCAATACCTCATGCGAAATCAAAAGAAGTAAAAGTGCCGTCAATAGCAATAGGGTTTTCCAAAGAAGGAATGGATTATGAATCAATGGACGGGGAACCTGTAAAACTTATATTTATGATTGCAGCACCTGAAGACGGAGGCGATCTTCACGTTATGCTTCTTGCAGAGCTTGCTAAAATGCTGATATATGAAGATTTCAGAGAACAGCTGCTAAATGCCGGGAGTGCTGATGAAGTCATGGATATAATTAGAGACAAGGCAAAGAAACTATAA
- a CDS encoding VOC family protein produces MIDKFGKVMIYVNDTKTAADFWTDKMGFSKVKVDTYEAGVLSVELAPNDTSDASIVLFDRNVVEKMSPEINLGTPSILFSSYGIRDMRDRLIGNGVNVGDIIEMGGVLTFNFSDYEGNYFAVGEIKKD; encoded by the coding sequence ATGATCGATAAATTTGGAAAAGTGATGATTTATGTTAATGATACCAAAACAGCTGCTGATTTCTGGACTGATAAAATGGGGTTCAGTAAAGTCAAGGTTGATACATATGAGGCAGGAGTTCTTTCAGTTGAGCTGGCTCCCAATGATACATCTGATGCAAGCATTGTTTTATTTGACAGAAATGTTGTGGAAAAAATGTCTCCGGAGATAAATCTCGGGACACCGTCTATTCTGTTTTCCAGTTATGGTATCAGGGATATGCGGGACAGGCTTATCGGTAACGGTGTAAATGTCGGGGATATTATAGAAATGGGCGGAGTGCTTACATTTAATTTTTCCGACTATGAGGGTAACTACTTTGCAGTAGGGGAAATAAAAAAAGATTAG
- a CDS encoding ATP-binding cassette domain-containing protein: MSEILGLKENNIEKLTLLPGTDKSGNKENFEKLEILKGEILCIVGPTGSGKSRLLADIEWTAQGDTPTKRHILINDEDVDTSHRLSSGNKMVAQLSQNMNFIMDLSVYEFLELHAASRMVENKEEIINRIIENANNLAGEKFTLDTPVTSLSGGQSRALMISDTAILSSSPIVLIDEIENAGIDRKKALELLVGEEKIVLMATHDPLLALMGNKRIVINNGGIKNVIETSDDEKEIFLELEEMDKKIQDLRKDLRYGKKLTI, from the coding sequence ATGTCAGAGATTCTCGGACTGAAAGAAAATAACATAGAAAAGCTTACTCTTCTTCCGGGAACTGATAAAAGCGGGAATAAAGAGAATTTTGAAAAACTTGAAATTTTGAAAGGGGAAATTTTGTGTATTGTAGGTCCTACAGGAAGCGGAAAAAGCAGACTTCTTGCTGATATAGAATGGACAGCGCAGGGTGACACTCCTACCAAAAGGCATATACTTATTAATGACGAAGATGTGGACACTTCACACAGGCTGTCATCGGGAAATAAAATGGTGGCACAGCTGTCTCAGAATATGAATTTTATCATGGATTTAAGTGTCTATGAATTTCTTGAGCTTCATGCTGCCAGCAGAATGGTTGAAAATAAAGAGGAAATAATAAACAGAATTATTGAAAATGCCAATAATCTTGCAGGTGAAAAATTTACCCTTGATACTCCTGTTACCAGTCTTAGCGGCGGTCAGTCACGTGCTCTTATGATATCTGATACTGCGATTTTGAGTTCTTCTCCTATTGTTCTTATAGATGAGATAGAAAATGCAGGGATTGACAGAAAAAAGGCGCTTGAACTGCTTGTAGGCGAAGAAAAAATCGTACTTATGGCTACTCATGACCCTTTACTTGCTCTTATGGGAAATAAAAGGATTGTTATTAATAACGGCGGGATTAAAAATGTTATTGAGACCAGTGATGATGAAAAGGAAATATTTCTGGAATTAGAGGAAATGGATAAGAAAATTCAGGATTTGAGAAAAGATCTTAGATATGGGAAAAAGCTTACTATTTAG
- a CDS encoding ABC transporter substrate-binding protein — MIKKDMTLGEIVSKYPSSVNIFKSKNISGFDENSKSALLNKLTLEMAAKTKKINLEILLDTLNSSFDTYDADITAETREYKAGGTDVSGLLPCPVRLPLLEAFKEFDSDNPEIKLNYDLKSASSGSGWMEELIKKDNISEIPDIFISTGFELFFSQNLKNRIKKESAFKDKTGLEKYNKIFDNTDLKDPYGNYAMVGVVPAVMLVNPAELKGRKCPKTWEDILKPEFEKSISIPMGDLDLYNAALITLHSRFGYDGIKKLKNNFLDNLHPSQMIKADKLKVNKPAITITPYFFTKMLPEKSEMFVNWPKDGAIVSPIFMLIKNRKSVHLDKTVNFLSSKKTGEILSKQGYFPSVHPDVENNIKDKKFLWAGWDYLYENDIDQILDNCTKILTENTQEV, encoded by the coding sequence ATGATAAAAAAAGATATGACACTCGGCGAAATAGTATCAAAATATCCTTCTTCGGTAAATATTTTTAAGTCAAAAAACATAAGCGGGTTTGATGAAAATTCCAAATCAGCCCTTTTAAATAAATTAACACTTGAGATGGCTGCCAAAACTAAAAAGATAAATCTGGAAATACTGCTGGATACTCTGAATTCATCTTTTGATACATATGATGCAGATATTACCGCAGAAACACGGGAATATAAAGCAGGGGGAACTGATGTTTCAGGATTGCTGCCCTGTCCTGTAAGACTTCCGCTTCTGGAAGCTTTCAAAGAATTTGATTCTGATAATCCGGAAATAAAACTAAATTATGATTTGAAATCTGCTTCGTCAGGTTCAGGATGGATGGAAGAACTTATAAAAAAAGATAATATTTCTGAGATACCTGATATATTTATTTCCACAGGTTTTGAACTGTTTTTCAGTCAGAATCTGAAAAACAGGATAAAAAAAGAATCTGCATTTAAAGATAAAACAGGACTTGAAAAATATAATAAAATATTTGATAATACAGATCTGAAAGATCCATATGGTAATTATGCCATGGTTGGTGTGGTGCCTGCTGTTATGCTGGTTAATCCCGCAGAACTGAAAGGAAGAAAATGTCCCAAAACATGGGAAGATATACTAAAACCTGAATTTGAAAAAAGCATCAGCATTCCTATGGGAGACCTTGATCTTTATAATGCAGCGCTTATTACACTGCACAGCAGATTCGGCTATGATGGAATTAAAAAACTGAAAAATAATTTTCTTGATAATCTTCATCCTTCACAAATGATTAAAGCTGATAAACTGAAAGTAAACAAGCCGGCAATTACAATAACACCGTATTTCTTCACAAAAATGCTGCCGGAAAAATCGGAAATGTTTGTAAACTGGCCGAAAGACGGTGCTATAGTTTCACCTATATTTATGCTGATCAAAAATCGTAAAAGTGTTCATCTTGATAAAACAGTGAACTTTCTTTCAAGTAAAAAAACAGGTGAAATACTCTCAAAGCAGGGATATTTTCCAAGTGTGCATCCTGATGTGGAAAATAACATCAAGGACAAAAAATTTCTCTGGGCGGGATGGGACTATTTATATGAAAATGACATAGATCAGATACTTGACAACTGTACGAAAATATTAACCGAAAATACTCAGGAGGTATAA
- a CDS encoding class II fructose-bisphosphate aldolase yields the protein MLISGKLGLRNALENGYALPAFNYTNLEGIKAIIEAAEEMNSPVIIQVTQGAIDYAGFEYLRDLGTGAAARSKVPVVLHLDHGKDYNYLLKAFRYGWTSLMMDASHESFEKNVEIVKEVVKMASPLDVAVEAELGVIGGKEDDLEVDEAIYTEVNEAIEFAKLSNCDSLAIAVGTAHGIYKGEVKINYDRIEEIKKASGIPLVLHGSSGVPDEMVTKAVKSGINKVNFDTELKLANLAALNKFLTENPGVYDVRKIYKPCINAMKEVVKSKIRACGSENKSWI from the coding sequence ATGTTAATATCTGGAAAACTGGGATTAAGAAATGCACTGGAAAACGGTTATGCTTTACCGGCCTTTAATTATACAAACCTTGAAGGGATAAAGGCTATAATAGAAGCAGCCGAGGAGATGAACTCACCGGTAATAATTCAGGTGACACAGGGTGCAATAGATTATGCGGGATTCGAATACCTGAGAGATCTGGGAACAGGAGCCGCTGCAAGAAGTAAAGTACCGGTAGTGTTACATCTGGATCATGGAAAAGATTATAACTATCTGTTAAAAGCTTTCAGATACGGTTGGACATCGCTTATGATGGATGCTTCACACGAAAGTTTTGAGAAAAATGTAGAAATAGTAAAAGAAGTAGTGAAAATGGCCTCTCCGCTGGACGTGGCAGTAGAAGCCGAGCTTGGAGTAATAGGCGGAAAAGAAGACGATCTGGAAGTAGACGAAGCGATTTATACAGAAGTAAACGAGGCAATAGAATTCGCAAAGCTGTCAAACTGTGATTCACTGGCTATTGCTGTAGGTACTGCACATGGTATCTACAAGGGTGAAGTAAAGATAAATTATGACAGAATAGAAGAGATAAAAAAAGCTTCTGGTATTCCGTTGGTTTTACACGGTTCATCGGGTGTACCTGATGAAATGGTAACTAAGGCAGTAAAAAGCGGTATCAACAAAGTAAACTTTGATACAGAATTAAAGCTTGCCAATCTTGCAGCATTAAATAAATTCCTGACAGAAAATCCGGGAGTATATGATGTAAGAAAAATCTATAAGCCGTGTATAAATGCTATGAAAGAAGTAGTAAAATCTAAAATAAGAGCCTGCGGTTCAGAAAATAAATCATGGATTTAA
- a CDS encoding GTP-binding protein has translation MNLITVSGPPSSGKTALIIKTIENLKLRNLKVGVVKFDCLYTDDDKLYEKAGVPVKKGLSGSLCPDHYFVSNIEEVVQWGLKENLDVLITESAGLCNRCSPYIQNIKAVCVIDNLSGINTPKKIGPMLKTADIVVITKGDIVSQAEREVFASRVNSVNPNAVVMHVNGLTGQGAYEFSTIIYKENENLETLEGKKLRFPMPSATCSYCLGETRIGAEHQMGNIRKIDLGDK, from the coding sequence ATGAACTTAATTACTGTATCCGGGCCGCCTTCATCAGGAAAAACAGCCCTTATAATAAAAACTATAGAAAATCTGAAACTTAGAAATCTGAAAGTTGGTGTGGTAAAATTTGACTGTCTCTATACTGATGATGACAAACTTTATGAAAAGGCGGGAGTTCCTGTGAAAAAAGGACTTTCAGGTTCGCTGTGTCCTGACCATTACTTTGTAAGTAATATCGAAGAGGTTGTTCAATGGGGACTAAAAGAAAATCTCGATGTACTTATCACAGAAAGTGCCGGATTATGTAACAGATGTTCGCCTTATATACAAAATATAAAAGCAGTCTGTGTTATAGACAATCTGAGCGGAATAAACACCCCGAAGAAAATCGGTCCTATGCTGAAAACAGCAGATATTGTGGTTATTACAAAAGGAGATATAGTTTCACAGGCTGAAAGGGAAGTTTTTGCTTCAAGAGTAAATTCAGTTAATCCAAATGCTGTGGTTATGCACGTAAACGGACTTACAGGTCAGGGTGCTTATGAATTCTCTACTATAATATATAAAGAAAATGAAAATCTAGAAACGCTTGAAGGAAAAAAATTAAGATTCCCAATGCCTTCCGCTACATGTTCATACTGTCTCGGGGAGACACGTATAGGTGCGGAACATCAAATGGGAAATATCAGAAAAATCGACTTGGGTGATAAATAA